In one window of Nicotiana tabacum cultivar K326 chromosome 12, ASM71507v2, whole genome shotgun sequence DNA:
- the LOC107800125 gene encoding protein MITOFERRINLIKE 1, chloroplastic: METRIGNSLSLILQDPNDLKTDFNSLFNNLNTSLLSTPTTTLHHKNTKSRNHFFSPKFKFSSTSVSIEAQIKNPTSNFLKPATRDSPKVQVLFNNLSVVERALIGAASGGIAGAFTYVCLHPLDTIKTKLQTKGASEIYRGTIDAFVKTFQSKGILGFYSGVSAVIVGSTASSAVYFGTCEFGKSILSKFPQFPSVLIPPTAGAMGNIVSSAIMVPKELITQRMQAGAKGRSWQVLMRILEKDGILGLYSGYSVTLLRNLPAGVLSYSSFEYLKAAVLSNTKRERLEPFQSVFCGALAGAISASITTPLDVVKTRLMTQVVHSEAANKAAAAMVTGVSATVRQILKEEGWVGFTRGMGPRVLHSACFSALGYFAFETARLTILDQYLKHKELESLVPADAAQAN, translated from the coding sequence ATGGAAACTCGAATTGGCAATTCCCTTAGCCTCATTCTGCAAGACCCTAATGACCTCAAAACTGACTTCAACTCCCTCTTCAACAATCTCAACACTTCCCTTTTATCTACCCCAACAACAACTTTACACCACAAGAATACCAAATCAAGAAACCATTTTTTCAGTCCCAAATTCAAGTTTTCCTCAACTTCTGTCTCAATTGAAGCACAAATCAAAAACCCCACTTCCAATTTTCTTAAACCTGCCACTAGGGACTCCCCAAAAGTTCAGGTTTTATTCAATAATCTTTCTGTTGTTGAAAGAGCACTTATTGGTGCAGCTTCTGGTGGCATTGCAGGTGCATTTACATATGTGTGTCTTCACCCACTTGACACTATTAAAACTAAGCTCCAAACTAAAGGGGCATCTGAGATTTATCGTGGAACAATTGATGCCTTTGTCAAGACTTTTCAAAGTAAGGGGATTCTTGGGTTTTACAGTGGCGTTTCTGCTGTAATTGTGGGTTCCACTGCTTCCTCTGCTGTGTATTTTGGTACTTGTGAGTTTGGTAAGTCAATCTTGTCCAAATTCCCACAATTCCCTTCTGTGCTTATCCCACCAACAGCTGGTGCAATGGGGAATATAGTGTCATCTGCTATAATGGTACCAAAGGAATTGATTACTCAGAGAATGCAAGCTGGTGCTAAAGGGAGGTCTTGGCAGGTGTTAATGAGAATCTTGGAAAAAGATGGAATCTTGGGATTGTATTCTGGTTATAGTGTTACATTGTTGAGGAATTTGCCTGCTGGGGTCTTGAGTTATTCATCATTTGAGTACCTGAAAGCCGCGGTGTTGAGTAATACGAAAAGGGAACGTTTGGAGCCGTTTCAGAGTGTTTTTTGTGGGGCATTGGCTGGTGCAATATCAGCTTCTATAACAACACCTTTGGATGTGGTGAAAACTAGGTTGATGACTCAAGTTGTTCATTCTGAAGCTGCTAATAAGGCTGCTGCTGCAATGGTTACTGGCGTCTCGGCTACTGTTAGACAGATATTGAAAGAAGAAGGGTGGGTTGGTTTTACAAGGGGAATGGGTCCTAGAGTACTACATAGTGCTTGTTTTTCAGCTCTCGGCTACTTCGCGTTTGAGACAGCTAGGCTTACAATACTGGATCAGTATCTGAAGCATAAGGAGCTTGAGAGTTTGGTTCCTGCAGATGCAGCACAAGCCAATTAG